One Cedecea neteri DNA segment encodes these proteins:
- the malM gene encoding maltose operon protein MalM, giving the protein MKKHLLALCLLPVLGLSSVPASFAANTAINPQNVSTAPSIPADKLQSLPWIPLMPPVSQDVVLTASSASLNVGELTGSVAAFVLPADQGSLEITLTSLVKDLSVYAPNVLILDGQMQPSAFFPSSYFQYQKPGMTSGNRLENVMKLTPMMGQKQIYMLVYTTKHDLTETTRMINPAKLYAEGASNAIPDVADPIASHSGQGNLTVKLKTEQNSGNIMIGKIFGGSDAKPVVVGNVAPPTAYSAPAAAPAPAPVAAPAPAPAAKSEPMLNDTESYFNRAIKQAVDKGDIDKALKLLNEAERLGSTSARKTFISSVKGKG; this is encoded by the coding sequence ATGAAAAAACATCTTCTCGCGCTTTGCCTGCTTCCCGTACTGGGCTTATCGTCTGTGCCGGCTTCCTTTGCCGCCAACACGGCAATTAACCCACAAAATGTCTCAACCGCACCGTCTATTCCAGCGGACAAACTACAAAGCTTACCGTGGATTCCGTTGATGCCGCCTGTTAGCCAGGACGTTGTGCTGACCGCTTCTTCGGCCAGCCTTAACGTCGGGGAACTCACCGGGAGTGTTGCGGCGTTCGTGCTGCCAGCCGATCAGGGCTCACTGGAAATCACGCTGACCAGCCTGGTAAAAGACCTGAGCGTTTATGCGCCAAATGTCCTTATTCTCGACGGGCAGATGCAGCCATCTGCTTTCTTCCCGAGCAGTTACTTCCAGTACCAGAAACCGGGCATGACCTCCGGTAACCGTCTGGAAAACGTCATGAAGCTGACCCCGATGATGGGGCAGAAACAGATCTACATGCTGGTGTACACCACGAAACACGATCTGACGGAAACGACCCGCATGATCAACCCGGCGAAGCTTTATGCTGAAGGGGCAAGCAACGCTATTCCTGATGTGGCCGATCCGATCGCTAGCCACAGTGGGCAAGGTAACCTGACGGTTAAGCTGAAAACCGAACAAAACAGCGGCAACATCATGATCGGTAAGATCTTTGGTGGGTCCGATGCCAAACCTGTTGTGGTCGGTAATGTAGCGCCGCCGACGGCCTACTCTGCACCAGCTGCCGCACCGGCACCAGCACCAGTGGCTGCGCCAGCTCCGGCACCTGCCGCGAAGAGCGAACCTATGCTCAATGATACGGAAAGCTATTTTAACCGCGCCATTAAACAGGCGGTGGATAAAGGCGACATCGATAAAGCCCTGAAACTGCTGAATGAAGCCGAGCGTCTGGGTTCCACCTCCGCCCGTAAAACTTTTATCAGCAGTGTAAAAGGCAAGGGGTAA
- the ubiC gene encoding chorismate lyase, translating to MSDALSPLRALNFYTEVPQGLSSAYLDWLLLEDSMTKRFEQHCQKVTVRIVREGFVPAGNDLPEADLLPASERYWLREIILCGDDEPWLLGRTVVPESTLDGPELALQKLGDTPLGRYLFSSSTLTRDYIEVGRSAELWGRRSRLRLSGKPLLLTELFLPASPLYEEEK from the coding sequence ATGTCCGACGCGCTGTCGCCGTTGCGCGCCCTGAATTTCTACACGGAGGTCCCGCAAGGACTTAGCTCCGCTTATCTCGACTGGCTGTTGCTGGAAGATTCGATGACGAAACGCTTCGAACAGCACTGCCAAAAAGTCACCGTCCGCATCGTGCGCGAAGGTTTTGTCCCTGCTGGCAATGATTTACCCGAAGCCGATTTATTACCTGCCTCTGAGCGTTACTGGCTGCGGGAAATCATCCTCTGCGGAGATGACGAACCCTGGCTGCTGGGCCGCACAGTGGTGCCTGAAAGCACGCTTGATGGCCCTGAACTGGCGCTGCAAAAGCTTGGCGATACGCCGCTCGGGCGCTACCTTTTCAGTTCATCAACCCTGACGCGTGACTACATTGAGGTTGGCCGCAGCGCCGAACTGTGGGGACGCCGTTCCCGACTGAGACTTTCCGGTAAGCCTTTGTTGCTGACCGAACTGTTCCTGCCGGCGTCTCCGCTGTATGAAGAGGAAAAATAA
- the ubiA gene encoding 4-hydroxybenzoate octaprenyltransferase has protein sequence MEWSLKQGKLLAYHRLMRTDKPIGALLLLWPTLWALWVATPGLPSLLNLVVFIAGVWLMRAAGCVVNDYADRKFDGHVKRTAQRPLPSGAVTEKEAKILFAVLVGLAFLLVLTLNTMTILLSVAGLALAWVYPFMKRYTHLPQVVLGAAFGWSIPMAFAAASESVPLSCWLMFLANICWTVAYDTQYAMVDRDDDLKIGIKSTAILFGRNDKLIIGLLQIATMLLMGVVGWLNGLGGTFYWSILLAGGLFVHQQKLITKREREGCFKAFMNNNYVGLVLFLGLALSYLHF, from the coding sequence ATGGAGTGGAGTCTTAAGCAGGGAAAACTGCTGGCTTATCACCGGTTGATGCGTACCGATAAGCCCATTGGCGCTTTGTTGCTGCTGTGGCCCACGCTGTGGGCGTTGTGGGTGGCAACGCCGGGCTTACCTTCACTGCTGAATCTGGTTGTTTTTATCGCCGGCGTCTGGCTGATGCGCGCCGCGGGCTGCGTGGTGAACGATTATGCCGACCGCAAATTTGACGGACACGTAAAGCGTACCGCGCAGCGCCCTTTGCCTAGCGGTGCAGTTACTGAGAAAGAAGCGAAGATCCTGTTTGCGGTGCTGGTGGGCCTGGCTTTCCTGCTGGTGCTGACGCTCAATACCATGACGATATTGCTGTCCGTGGCCGGGCTGGCGCTGGCGTGGGTGTATCCGTTTATGAAGCGCTACACCCATCTGCCTCAGGTGGTACTGGGTGCGGCTTTTGGCTGGTCCATTCCGATGGCATTTGCCGCCGCCAGCGAATCGGTGCCGTTAAGCTGCTGGCTGATGTTCCTCGCCAATATTTGCTGGACCGTGGCGTACGACACGCAGTATGCGATGGTCGACCGCGACGACGACCTGAAGATCGGCATTAAGTCGACTGCGATTCTCTTTGGCCGCAACGATAAGCTGATTATCGGCCTGCTGCAAATCGCCACTATGCTGTTGATGGGCGTTGTGGGCTGGCTAAACGGGCTGGGTGGTACGTTCTACTGGTCAATTTTGCTGGCGGGCGGGCTGTTTGTGCATCAGCAGAAGTTGATCACTAAACGCGAGCGTGAAGGCTGCTTTAAAGCGTTTATGAACAATAACTATGTCGGACTGGTGCTGTTCCTGGGCCTGGCACTGAGTTACCTGCATTTCTGA